From the Panulirus ornatus isolate Po-2019 chromosome 58, ASM3632096v1, whole genome shotgun sequence genome, one window contains:
- the LOC139766684 gene encoding troponin C, isotype gamma-like: protein MATTGEGVARRKGQAGEGGIEKHREEGGGGGGGGAGRRYIKGPKRLIIPVYSVCPHELATMGDTEAELPPIDPEQMIVLKRAFDSFDSDKKGAISTDIVGTILRMMGQTVNRQILTQVIEEVDVDGSGELEFNEFVLLAVKFMNEEDEEELKKELYEAFRLYDKEGQGFIPTKVLREILHELDDKLTNEELDGIIDEIDQDGSGTVDFDEFMDMMTG from the exons ATGGCCACTACGGGAGAGGGGGTGGCGCGGCGCAAGGGGCAGGCAGGGGAAGGGGGCATAGAGAAGcacagggaggaaggaggaggaggaggaggaggaggggcaggaaggaggtatataaagggGCCGAAGCGGCTCATAATACCAGTTTACTCAGTGTGTCCACACGAACTCGCCACTATG GGTGACACAGAAGCAGAACTTCCCCCCATCGACCCAGAACAAATGATCG TGTTGAAGCGGGCCTTCGACAGCTTCGACTCGGACAAGAAAGGAGCCATCTCGACGGACATCGTCGGCACCATCCTCAGGATGATGGGCCAGACCGTCAACCGGCAGATCCTGACCCAGGTCATCGAGGAGGTCGACGTCGACG GTTCAGGAGAGCTAGAGTTCAACGAGTTTGTGTTGCTGGCCGTCAAGTTCATGaatgaggaggacgaggaagaactCAAGAAGGAACTCTACGAGGCCTTCAGACTATACGATAAGGAAG GCCAGGGCTTCATCCCGACGAAGGTGCTGCGGGAGATCCTGCACGAGCTGGATGACAAGCTCACCAACGAGGAGCTGGACGGCATCATTGACGAGATCGATCAAGATGGCTCCGGCACCGTCGACTTCGATG AATTCATGGATATGATGACCGGCTAA